The Thermobifida halotolerans sequence CCGGCCGCCCGGTCCTGCACGCCGAAGATCGCCCCCAGGCGCTCCAGGTCGGTGTAGAGGGCCTCGAACGGCTCGACCCGCTCGGGGAAGCCCGGGTAGTTGTAGCAGGACTCGGTGTGCATGAAGCTCTGGATGCCGAGCCCGTCGAGGATCTCGGGGGTGATGCCGCGCTGGTCGCTGAAGCCCGAGTTCCAGCCGGCCACGACGAAGTCGGCCTCGACGTCGACGACCAGCTCCCGGTTGAGCAGGTCGTCGCTGAGAAACTCCACCTCGGCGTACTCGGCCGCCCACGGCGACTCCTCGACCGGCGGGTTGGCCGGGGGCATGACGTAGCCGAGCACGTGGTCGGTCAGGCCCAGGACGAACATCTTGTCGGCGCTGCCGCCCTCGTAGACGACCGCGCGCCGCGGCGTGGTGTACTCGACCTCCTCCCCGCACCGGCGCACGGTGACGGTGCGGGCCTCGCCGGCGGCCTCGATCTGGGCGCCGCACCCGGTGAGCAGGAGGGCTCCGGCGGCGGCGAGCAGCACCGGGCGCGGCAGGTCCGCACCCGTCCTCGGCCTGGTGGTCAAGGGTTCCCCTTCTCTGTGGTGTCGGAGGTGAGCGTGTAGAGCAGTTGCGGGGCGCCGGTCAGCGGGTGGGGGACCACCTCCGCGTCGACCCCGAAGACCTCACGGACCAGCGGCGGCGTCAGGACCTCCCGCGGCGTGCCCGAGGCGACCAGGCGCCCTTCGGAGAGCACCCCGACGCGGTCGCAGGCCGCCGCGGCCAGGTTGAGGTCGTGCAGCACCACGAGGACGGTGGTCCGGGTGCGGCGCAGCAGCGACAGCAGGTCGATCTGGTGGCGCACGTCGAGGTGGTTGGTGGGCTCGTCCAGGACGAGCACCCGGGGCTCCTGGGCGAGGGCGCGGGCCAGCAGCACCCGCTGGCGCTCTCCCCCGGACAGCTCCAGGACTCCGCGGCGGGCCAGGTGGGCGACGTCCATGCGCTCCATCGCCCACCGGCACAGCCGCCGTTCGCGCACGTCGAGCGGCCGGTTGCCGCGCAGGTGGGGGGTGCGGCCGAGCGCGACGACCTCCTCGACGGTGAAGTCGAGGTCGGTGCCGTTCTCCTGGGTCAGCGCGGCCACCGCCCGGGCGCTCTGCCGCAGGGCCAGGTCGGCCAGGTCGGTCCCGCCCAGCAGCACCGCTCCCCCGCTGGGCCGCAGCGCCCGGTAGACGCAGCGCAGGACCGTCGACTTGCCCGAGCCGTTGGGTCCCACCAGGCCGACGAGTTGGCCCTCGGGCACGTCCAGCGACAGGTCGTGGACGATCCGGCTACCGTCGACGTCCACGGACAACCGGTCGATGCGCAGTTCCACTACCGGCCTCCGAACAGGTAGGCCCTGCGGCGCATGAGCGTGATGAACACCGGGACGCCGACCAGCGCGGTGATGACGCCGACGGGCAGTTCCCGGGGCGCGGCGAGCACGCGGGAGACCAGGTCCACCCAGACCATGAAGACCGCGCCGACCAGGGGGGCGAGGGCGAGCACGCGCCGGTGCCCGGCTCCCGCGACGATGCGCACGACGTGGGGGACCACCAGTCCGACGAAGCCGATCACACCGCTGACCGCGACCATCGCCCCGGTCATGGCCGAGGTCAGGACGAACAGGCCGCGGCGCAGCCGGTCGGCGTCCACCCCGAGGCTCGCGGCGGTCTCGTCGCCCAGCGCCATGACGTCGAGCGGGCGGGCGAGGCGGCGCAGGACGAGGACGCCCGCGCCGACGGCGGCCGCGACCACCGGCAGCGCGCCCCAGGTGGCCGCTCCGAAGCCGCCCATGGTCCAGAACAGCACCGTGCTGGTGGCCTCGCTGTTGGGCGCGAGGTAGACGATGACGCTCATGACCGCCTGGAAGGCGAACGACAGCGCCACGCCGGTCAGCACCAGCCGCAGCGGGCTCACCCCGGTCCGCGTGCGGGCCACCAGGTAGACCAGCAGTGTGGCCGCCGCCGCGCCGAGGAAGGCGCCCACCGAGACCGCGTGGATCCCGAACGCCGCGAGCCCCCCGGAGACGGTGACGGCGACCGCGCCCACGGAGGCGCCGGAGGAGATGCCGAGGACGAAGGGGTCGGCGACCGCGTTGCGCACCATCGCCTGGACGGCCACGCCCACCGCGCCGAGTCCGGCGCCGACGACGGCGGCGAGCAGGACGCGGGGGGTGCGGATCTGCCAGATGATCTGGTAGCGCGACGCCTCGTCGGCGCCGATCGTCCCGCCGCTGAGCGCCGCCCACAGGTAGCGCGCCGTGTCCTCGGGCGGAACGACCGCCGCGCCCAGTCCGATCGCCGCGAGCACCGACGCGGCCAGGGCCGCCGCGAGGACGGCGACCGCGGCCCCGGTCGCCCACGCCGTCGCCGTCCACCGGGCGTCCGGCGGGCGGTCCGCGTCGTCGTCGGGGTCGTGGTCCCGCTGGTCGTCGCAGAGTGTCCCGGACGGGGGGTCGGCGTGGCGCACTCCGGGGCCTTTCCGTCGTCAGTATAGATAATGGATATCGTTTTCAAAATACTCCTGCGGACGGTTCAGTACCAAACGCGACGAAGTCCCCGAGAACGGACCGCGGGGGCGCGGTCCCGACCGCCGGACACGACGACGGCCCCCGTGAAGATCACGGGGGCCGTCGTCGAGGGGCCGGTCCGGGCGGCGGGCGCGCGGGCGCCCTCACTCCCCTCTGGGCACGGGGGAGCGGGCGAAGGGCGTGGCGAGCGCGACGAGCGCGGGCAGGACCGCCAGGGCGAGCACCGCGGGCAGGTAGGAGTCGGCCAGGTCGCGGCCGAACGAGAGCAGCAGCGGCGCCACCGCCGTGGAGGCCACCGCCACCGACTGGGTGAGTCCGCGCAGCGATCCGATGACACCGGTGCCGTAGTAGTGCGGGAACGCGACGGCCTCGACCGACCTGGCGCCGGAGGCCGCCGCGCCCAGCGAGACGCCGTAGAGCACCGCGGTGACCCCGGGCGAGACCAGCGGCAGCATGGCCAGCGCCCCCGCCTGCAGCGCCATGGAGCAGAAGATGAGCAGCTTGGGGGAGAACCGGTCGGCGGCCGCGCTGAACAGGAACGACGCGGCGAGTCCGGCGACGGTCTGCGGCAGGAAGTTGGCCGCCGCCTGCGCGGTGCTCAGCCCCCGCTCCCCCAGCAGCGCGATCTGGTGGAAGTACACCGCCGTGCTCACCAGCCCGCTGCAGGCGACCGCGCTGGTGACGACCCAGAACATGGAGGTGCGCACGACCGCGCGCAGCGGCCACGTGGTCCCGGCGGCCCCGGTCCCGTCCGGGGAGGAGTCGGCGGTCTCCTGCTGCTCCCGGGCGCCGTGGCGCACGCCGCGCAGCCCCCAGGCCGCGATGGGCAGCACGACCGCCCAGATCAGCGCCGCCTCGCCGAGCACGGTCCACCGCCAGCCGAACTCCGCGACGGCGCGCTCGCCCAGCAGGGGCACCAGCGAGATCCCGGCCGTCCCCACGGCGGTGGTCACGCCCAGCGCGGTGCCGCGCCCCCTGGTCACCGCCACGGCCACCGCCGTGGTGGACACCAGCGTCATCCCGCCCTGGCCCATCGCGCGCACGCCGACGAACGCGGCGGTCAGCCCGACCAGTTCCTGGGCCGTGGCCAGCAGGGTCAGGAAGGCGCCGAAGGCCACGGCGACCAGTGCCAGCACGGGGCGGACGCCGAACCGGTCGACCGCCCGGCCCAGCCAGGGCAGCGCCAGCGCGCCGCTGAGCGTGCCGACCAGGTAGGCGGTGGAGACCGCGGACCGGCTGATGTCGAGGTCGGCGATGAAGTGGTCGATGAGGATCGAGATCCCCGCGGTCTGTCCGGGGCCGCTCAGCGCCAGGACGACGGCGCACATGGCGACGACGGCGGTGCGGCGCGGCGGCGCGGCGGTCGGGGAAGGGGCGGTCGACGCTTCGGTGTCGGCGCGCGGGGTCAGGAGGGCCTCCCTCGTCGTGGTCGGACACGGGGCCGCGGGCACGGCGGACGGGCACCGACAGAGATGGGAGGATCGGACGTCTGCGTGCCACCGCCGCACGGCACGGGCGTTTAGACCCTACCCTGCCCGCTCCCGCCGCCGGTGTGACCTTGGTCGCGGTCGTGTCGCCCCGCGGCCCCGGGCGGGTAGGGTCGCCGACCGGTCCCCGTCCCCCGTCCCGGAGGAGTCCTCATGCCGGTCCTGCTCTCGGTCGTCCTGTTCGCCGTGGCGGCGCTGTTCGAGATCGGCGGGGCGTGGCTGGTCTGGCAGGGGGTGCGCGAGCACCGCGGCCTGGCGTGGATCGGCGCGGGCGTGATCGCACTGGGCGCCTACGGCTTCGTGGCCACCCTGCAACCGGACGCGCACTTCGGCCGCATCCTCGCCGCCTACGGCGGGGTGTTCGTGGCCGGCTCCCTGGCCTGGGGGATGGTCGTGGACGGCTACCGCCCCGACCGCTTCGACGTCGTCGGCGCGCTGATCTGCCTGCTGGGCGTCGCGGTCATCATGTACGCGCCGCGCTCGACCTGAGCCGCTCCCCGAGCGCCTCGCGCGCGGTCGGCGACTCGGCAAAAGGCGTGCGCGGAACCGCCGATTCGGTCGGTACGAAAGCGTCCTGGCGGCGCGCCGTCCCCCCGGCCCGCGGTGGCCGCGCCGGGAGCCGCGTCCGCCGCGCGCCCGGCCTCCCGGCCCTCCGTACTGCGGCGACCCGCGACGGCACCGGAGACGGATGCCGACCCCCGCCCTCCGCCATTCAAGTGACTTGGGTCACATCCGGTCGGTTGGCTCGAACCGGAGCGAAAACAGCGACAGCATAACGGACACAGGTGTCGACACGGCACGGAAGCTCCGCGCGAGGGCGCGTGGAGAACCGACGCCGAGGCGGCCGGGAATCCCGAAGGGGATGCCCACCTCTGACCCTGCCTGTAACATTTTATTAACACACTCGTCGCTCATCCCCCGCACCCGCAGCAAGCGCGCGAGCATCGGAACCAACCACCTCCACTCAGCAGCACTTCGCTTCTTGGAGACGTCCATGACCACGGGCTCAGTCGGCCTGTTCGCGCCCCAGCCCCAGCGCCCCCGCCTGGGAACCGTCGCGCTCGCCTCGGGTGCGGCCTGGGTGCTGGCCGGTAACGACACCGGAACCATGGTGACGGCCTCACCGCGCCTCTACCCGCACATGTGGAGCTGGGACGCCGCGTTCATCATGGTGGGCCTGGCCCAACTGGACGTGGACCGCGCCGCCCGTGAGATGGAGACCCTGCTGAGCGGACAGTGGGCCGACGGCATGATCCCGCACATCGTGTTCAGCGACGAGAACGGCTACTTCCCCGGCCCCGACCGCTGGCAGACCGCGGTGGTGTGCGAGCACGCGCCCGCGCGGCCGCACACGTCGGGCATCTGCCAGCCGCCGGTGCACGCCGTCGCGCTGCGCAAGATCGTGGACGCCGGACGGCGGCGCGGCGGCGCGGACCGCCGCCGCGCCGAGTCGCTGCTGCGCACGAGCTGGCCGCGGCTGTTCGCCTGGCAGCGGTGGCTGGCCACCCACCGCGACCCCCTGGGCACCGGGCTGATCGCGGTGACCCACGGCTGGGAGTCCGGCATGGACAACTCCCCCCGCTGGGACTCCGCCTACGCGTCGGTGCGGCCGGGCGGGGACCTGCCCCCCTACGTGCGCAAGGACCTGGACAAGGTGGGCGACGAGGGCGAGCGGCCCACCGACGACGAGTACGACCGCTACCTCTGGCTGATCGAGGAGATGCGCCGCGTCGGCTACCGCGCCGACGAGATCGTGCGCACGGGCAGCTTCCTGGTCGGCGACGTGTTCATGACCGCGCTGTTCGCGCTCTCCTGCGAGGTCCTGGCGGAACTCGGCGAGGAGTCCCGACAGCCGGGGGAGCAGGTCGCGCAGTTGCGTCACTGGGCCGCGCGCTCGCGCTCCGCGGTGCTCGCCACCCGCGACCCGGCCACCGGACTGGCCCGCGACTTCGACGTGCGCGCCGAGAAGTGGATCACCACCCCCAGCATCGCCGGGTTCTCCCCGCTGCTGTGCGGCGGCCTGAGCCCCGAGGACCAGACGGCGCTGGTCGCCGCCCTGGAGGGCCCCGACTGGATGGGGCACCCCGGTCTGGCCGTCGCCACCCCGCCCACGGTCTCCCCCTCGGCCCCCGAGTTCATGCCCAAGCAGTACTGGCGGGGCCCGCAGTGGCCGGTGATCAGCTGGCTGTTCAGCTGGGCGATGCGCCGCGGCGGCATGTACGACACCGCCGCCGACATCCGCGCCGAGACCCTGCGGCTGGTCTCCGACGGCACCTTCGCCGAGTACT is a genomic window containing:
- a CDS encoding ABC transporter substrate-binding protein, with protein sequence MTTRPRTGADLPRPVLLAAAGALLLTGCGAQIEAAGEARTVTVRRCGEEVEYTTPRRAVVYEGGSADKMFVLGLTDHVLGYVMPPANPPVEESPWAAEYAEVEFLSDDLLNRELVVDVEADFVVAGWNSGFSDQRGITPEILDGLGIQSFMHTESCYNYPGFPERVEPFEALYTDLERLGAIFGVQDRAAGVVADFRERVAAVRERAPEGDPVPVFLYDSGTDQPFTAGRQVPPNDIIRFAGGENIFGDVDERWFQAGWEAVVEARPEVIVILDYGDQPAQDKIDFLKSSPITADLPAVVNDAFFVLDYNEGISGPRNVDGLEKFADYLREFHQDREE
- a CDS encoding ABC transporter ATP-binding protein, which encodes MELRIDRLSVDVDGSRIVHDLSLDVPEGQLVGLVGPNGSGKSTVLRCVYRALRPSGGAVLLGGTDLADLALRQSARAVAALTQENGTDLDFTVEEVVALGRTPHLRGNRPLDVRERRLCRWAMERMDVAHLARRGVLELSGGERQRVLLARALAQEPRVLVLDEPTNHLDVRHQIDLLSLLRRTRTTVLVVLHDLNLAAAACDRVGVLSEGRLVASGTPREVLTPPLVREVFGVDAEVVPHPLTGAPQLLYTLTSDTTEKGNP
- a CDS encoding FecCD family ABC transporter permease, which codes for MRHADPPSGTLCDDQRDHDPDDDADRPPDARWTATAWATGAAVAVLAAALAASVLAAIGLGAAVVPPEDTARYLWAALSGGTIGADEASRYQIIWQIRTPRVLLAAVVGAGLGAVGVAVQAMVRNAVADPFVLGISSGASVGAVAVTVSGGLAAFGIHAVSVGAFLGAAAATLLVYLVARTRTGVSPLRLVLTGVALSFAFQAVMSVIVYLAPNSEATSTVLFWTMGGFGAATWGALPVVAAAVGAGVLVLRRLARPLDVMALGDETAASLGVDADRLRRGLFVLTSAMTGAMVAVSGVIGFVGLVVPHVVRIVAGAGHRRVLALAPLVGAVFMVWVDLVSRVLAAPRELPVGVITALVGVPVFITLMRRRAYLFGGR
- a CDS encoding MFS transporter, whose product is MPAAPCPTTTREALLTPRADTEASTAPSPTAAPPRRTAVVAMCAVVLALSGPGQTAGISILIDHFIADLDISRSAVSTAYLVGTLSGALALPWLGRAVDRFGVRPVLALVAVAFGAFLTLLATAQELVGLTAAFVGVRAMGQGGMTLVSTTAVAVAVTRGRGTALGVTTAVGTAGISLVPLLGERAVAEFGWRWTVLGEAALIWAVVLPIAAWGLRGVRHGAREQQETADSSPDGTGAAGTTWPLRAVVRTSMFWVVTSAVACSGLVSTAVYFHQIALLGERGLSTAQAAANFLPQTVAGLAASFLFSAAADRFSPKLLIFCSMALQAGALAMLPLVSPGVTAVLYGVSLGAAASGARSVEAVAFPHYYGTGVIGSLRGLTQSVAVASTAVAPLLLSFGRDLADSYLPAVLALAVLPALVALATPFARSPVPRGE
- a CDS encoding YnfA family protein, yielding MPVLLSVVLFAVAALFEIGGAWLVWQGVREHRGLAWIGAGVIALGAYGFVATLQPDAHFGRILAAYGGVFVAGSLAWGMVVDGYRPDRFDVVGALICLLGVAVIMYAPRST
- the ggh gene encoding glucosylglycerate hydrolase, whose product is MTTGSVGLFAPQPQRPRLGTVALASGAAWVLAGNDTGTMVTASPRLYPHMWSWDAAFIMVGLAQLDVDRAAREMETLLSGQWADGMIPHIVFSDENGYFPGPDRWQTAVVCEHAPARPHTSGICQPPVHAVALRKIVDAGRRRGGADRRRAESLLRTSWPRLFAWQRWLATHRDPLGTGLIAVTHGWESGMDNSPRWDSAYASVRPGGDLPPYVRKDLDKVGDEGERPTDDEYDRYLWLIEEMRRVGYRADEIVRTGSFLVGDVFMTALFALSCEVLAELGEESRQPGEQVAQLRHWAARSRSAVLATRDPATGLARDFDVRAEKWITTPSIAGFSPLLCGGLSPEDQTALVAALEGPDWMGHPGLAVATPPTVSPSAPEFMPKQYWRGPQWPVISWLFSWAMRRGGMYDTAADIRAETLRLVSDGTFAEYYHPLTGAPLGSLSQSWTAAVVLDWLYEG